CCCCATCCCCAAAGAGCCAATCATCTTCAGCAAATTCCCGAGTGCCATTACTGGACCATTCGACAACATCCTGCTGCCATCAGAGAGCCAGGTGAGTAAGTCCAAGAACTTTATAGGTTAACCCTTTTACTTCTAGCGCGTTGACGACgcgctgttgaagcacactttacatgaccataattgcatgaccGTTTGTGCTATCggaaaaaattcaaacagtttctgaaagctaagaaactgtgctttacagccagcatgcggttatttctgtaatttccccttttcccactaagattctagcataaagttcccctgtttttttgtgtttcttcattttaaactgttaaaacacttaacatgcagtaatatgtaaataactgccatatacTAAAAGTTCcaagtattgtggaaaaatgggcaaaagcacgtactcacaggacattttctgggccttttatggttaaaataagaaaagagccccgaaactcagttttaatttaaacagttaaaaaaaaaacactttttaaacatgcagtacatTGTACACAACTGCCAGATATTAAAGTACTCTAgaataatgggcaaaagcacttaCAAGACACTTTCTGTGCCATTtatagttaaaataagaacatgtCCAGAGGCTCAGGAgtttaagggttaaaaaaggGATTAAACTGTGGAAGCACACTGCAACCAtgtgaggtttttttgtttttctgagttcTTGCCTCTTTGTTAATCACAGAAGTTCTCATGCAGATGATTTAAGGGAGCAAACATGCCCTGACTGTTTAGTTtaattaagttttatttttgttttcgcTGGAAACATTGGGAGCCCTCTGTCACAGGGGTGAATTTATATTAAAAACCCTTTAATTTACAAGTGTATGGTAAACCAAAATTACTTTGATATGTAAGCTATAATTTTTCTAAGTTTTGGACTAGTTAAAACAGACAGGATATGTTTAATAAGGTGTGTTTGCCCAATAATCAGGATATAATGAAACTTAAAGCAAGGATTAATTGTTTTCAGCACTGCAGGTTGAAGTTTTTCACTATTTCTTTGTGGGAAACAAAGGGCTTTACACTGAGGACCATATTTTTTAGTTGGGACTCAAAGATGGTCTCTCCTCCATGTGCAGgactaaaacaagggaaatTAATTCCCAACCATGCTGTATAAATAAGAgaacacttttaaaataaagtgcaaTGCAAAACAAGTTTTTGATGTGATGTGGATGGAAAACTTGgacctctgttttttttaacacaatagttttttttagtttttcaccCAGTAAAGGAAATCAGTTTAAATGTAATGACTTCAAGCaaggtactgtgataggatttGACCTTTGCAACAAGACTGTTGATTAAATTCAATCCctgttggatattccacagtcatctGTCAGGGATATtaatagaaagtggaagcattcaggaacaacagatactcagccacaaagtaaaccaagtaaaatcacagagctgggTCAGCGACTGCTAAAGCATGTGGTGCATTAAAGTCCTCAACACTCTGCTGAAGAGGTCTGAACTTCCAATGATTTTAATgtcagcacaaaaactgtggagcagtggaaatgtctTATAAGAAAACATAtcggacaatgctatgcttccaactgagttgcaacagtttggggaaagcccttttctattccaacatgactgtgccccagtgcactaaacaaggactatgaagacataGTTTGCCGAGTtcagtgtggatgaacttgactggctcgCATAGAGCCTGCAGGTTGAATTTTTTCACTATTTCTTTGTGGGAAACAAAGGGACCATATTTTTTAGTTAGGACTCAAAGATGAGGGGATTATGctgagtttttaattttaactagCTGATGGGCTATATTTTATTATCCTTAACAGTAGTTTGTGGATTAATGGTTTAATGAATCTCTTTTTTCACTGCCAAAAGGTATGAAGATGTTAAGAGCAAGAACAAAATCTGATGATGATGCACTCAATGTGGAAATACCAAAAACTTCACTTCCTCAAATATTCCCTTAATATTAGGTGCATACTTCACTTCTGGTGCCTTTTCAAAATGTCCATTTTGACAGCaggaataaacatgtttacagtgtgGAAGAAAAAATGTAAGGGGAGCTGGTAAACCAGTGCAGTgaaaactagaatggccatctgaggcggcagacccatgcctaagcagcgccaccgaggaactcacactcccattgattactatggtgttcaaaattttgaagtccgagaaaaaccgaacgggtgtgcggatcatcaccaaaatctaattgattcttccctgtcactatcccaatattccttgaaagtttggtgaagataagactttctgttctcgagttatcttgtacacatacaaacaaacaaagatacggaaccttTTACATAacccccctgccgatttcattggTGTGGGTAAATATGATTATACATAAATAGGGGTGTGGCTTAGTTGACTAACAGGTGCTTTTTGATGGTTTGTCTGCTTCTTTCCTTTTTGCTCTACAACTGCAGGAGGTGGACTGGGAGGTGGAGCTGGCCTTTGTGATTGGACGAAGAGGAAAACATATCAAGGTGAGCATCATAACATCACCTCTAAAGGCCTGATCCTCTTCAATTCTGACTCTATGTCTACTCCTCTGGTTGTTCAGGAGGAAGACGCTCTCTCCTACGTGGCTGGGTTCACTGTGGCCAATGACGTGAGTGCGCGGGACTGGCAAATGAATCGCAACGGAAAGCAGTGGCTGCTGGGAAAAACGTTTGACAGCTTCTGTCCTCTTGGGCCTGCATTAGTGACCACTGATGCTTTGAAAGGTGAGGGAACAAGAAACTGAGCAGGAAGAGATGGGAGGAAAAAATAGGTCAGTCGATTATCTGTTATAGAGAAAGGTGTAATCAAACACATGGAGGCTACTTGAAAATATGGATCTTTAAAATTATGATCAACAACAGtgtttttatcaaacatttttttaaatcactgcacAAATCTAAGTGTTGTAGTTTTAACCGGGTAAATGTGTGCCATCCTTTTAGCTCACTTGTTTCTTATCATCAAGCCTCAACAGTCTCAGTCAAATAAATTCAAATGTCTTTCTTTGAAACAGCACCAAAAAAACTCAAGACTGAGCAACAGTTTTTGGCAAATTTGAGGTCAAATATCTCATTACATTAAGTGTAAGCCACATTCACCTAACAAGTCTGAAAAAAGATCTTATTTCTAAAAACTTGTCACTCCACTGTTCATCTTCcaacactggcttccagttgcagctcacATCAAACTCAAAACTAATCATtgtttacaaagcagtaactaaaactgcttcTGTTTACCTGGAATCCCGTATGCAGGTCTACAGTCCTTCTTGCTAAACTCCACCTGGACCTACATgaaaatttttttatttctatcaaAAATTAACATAACTCAGTGGTATTCATTGATAAAATCCCTGCAGATTGGGTCTATGCATGCCTGTTCTTAACAAAAGACCTTTGCATAAACCACCCAGTAAATGTTTTACTACGATTTTTGCAAATACATGCAAGTCTAATTGTGACAGCACCAAGGCACACAAACCTTTGCACTCTCCTTCCCAGGATAGGTGTTTAGTGGGTCTGAGAGAaaatagaaacattaaaaatttgaaaagagGTACGAGCTAAAGACAGTATGAGGCCATGGAAACTCTGGTGACATATTGGGACTAAGTACCCAAGTTTGGTGACTAAGCCACAGGAGTTTTCTTGACAGGAAGTTTAGAGAATTTCAGTAACAGAAGAAAGAACAGTGACATTAAGCACTTTAAACCTCTGTGAGAGCAGGTTTTGTGCATTGACAATGATCAAAGCCAAGTATGGGCCAAAGCTGAAGATGAGGATCATCTTCAGCGCAGTGCTACGCTGCATCAACTGCATAGATGCAGACTCATTGTTTCCACTGAATTAATTGTGAGCATAACAATAAGAAAATATTGTTCGTTAGTTTATTACCAAAAGCAATGAACTTATTCCCTCAGAAAGGGAGTAATTTAAAAAGtatgcagaaaaaatgttaaaaatctccTAAAAATGTCTTAAGGTGAGACGCAGATACTTCGAAACAGTTGTTTAAAAACTTTTGgagcctttttttcttattaggATGGGGATGGAACATGTATTATGTTCTCTCAGCTGAGGCTCTCTCTCACTCAGCTCTAAGCTTGAATTCCTCACAGAAAAGGCAGCTATAAGCTAACAGGTTAAACCTAGGTGTTGACTTATTGCAGGAACTGACCTTTGCATGTTATTAGATGATGCCCTTTCAGGCTGCTGCTTTATTTCTGATGGCCCTGACTAACAATGATGTAGAGTTCCAGTTCAGTTGCACCACAGTCATTTGTAGCTCATAGATGTTTGTGCCcttgtttctgtaaaaaaaacaaaaacaataaaaacaccaacagaaaacaaataaaacaaacttactTTCTTATGAATGAAACCCTTTTGGTAAAGTCAGTGTTATTCTTAATATAATGTAGTGTGCTTATGTGGCATCCTAGGGTCAAAGTCATATGGAATATTAACGGTGCTATTATTTGTACTGTTCTTCCTCCAGATCCTCACAACCTTGCTATTCGCTGTCTGGTAAACGGAGACACCGTCCAGAGCAGCAACACTGATCAGATGATCTTCAAAACAGAGGCACTGGTTGCCTGGGTTTCAAAGTAAGCTCACTCAGTGCAATAACTCTCCTCATAACATTGTTGTTTGCctcaaaaaagacatttttgttcaaaatgttCGAAGaacttgtacatttttctgcttCAGTTACTTTTAAGTTTGTGTTAAGGAAATTATTCAAATATAACTGTGTCAGACAGTCTGCAAAAAGAGCACTGTGTGAGAAAATGACCCTTGTTCAATGCAGACTCAAGCTGAAATTACACACTTCAGCTGAGACTTCTCTATTACTGGGGCTGAAAGTCATTTGCCTTAAAGTACCCTGATCTACTGGAGTCTCATCTGATCAGATTATTGGACATAAAAGCATCTCCATTCTTTTTTCTGGAAATGATAAACTTACATGACCGTGAAAAAGTACTTTTATAGTCACCAAGgttgtcaattttttaaaatactttgcAGGAATGCATCTCTTAAAACAATACAATCACCATTAATGATTGGTAAAATCcgaaactttaaaaatgatagatcttcagtcattttctttttttgttgtgagAAAAAGATGGTTTACTCATATTCACAAGTACACAAATACTGATGTTTCTCAAATCTTTTTTAAGTCTTAAAACAATATATAAGTTATGATAATGTCTCACACAGCACAGTGTGCAGGCTACtagtaacagaaaaaaatctttttataattttcatAAGACAGTATTTAAGCGTAAGAGGAATGAGTCCACCAAAATTTGCAAGTACACTCCTGCACACTCActgaaatgcataaaaacatttGCAATGTTTCGATAAGCATTGCCAGTGTCTTTGTACAATTCTGAAAGTGTGTGAGAGTATATCTACAGTTTCTgatgattaaaaacaggaaacaaccAAGCATCTCATTCTTAGGAAATCTGTGTTGCTATGGGATCAAAATAAGTACACAACCCTAACAGCCACGAATGTGGATGCATGGTAATTTTGTTTAGTAATGCTGTTTCCTGCTCCTTACTCTGTTTTGTTATTCCTGTCAGGTTTGTGACTTTGACTCCAGGCGATGTGGTTCTGACAGGCACTCCTCCGGGTGTGGGTGTGTTCAGAAAGCCACCTGTCTTCCTCAAGGTGACTTCAGGCATCAAAACGACACTAATTTTTAGAAGTAGAGCTTGTCTTTCCAAGTTCTTGTGCCTGTTGAGGCAGAATAAATGCTTTAATTTCACTTCAGCTGAAAGACTATAAAATCTAAAGATTTTGTGTGGGAGAGTTTAAAGGGCTATGCAGAGTTTTTGACTTAGTACCATTATCTGCACTCACTGATCACTTCATTAGGTTTACTGGTCTAAATACAAATGTCAAATCAGCCAGTCACATGGCAGCAAATGTTTCATTTAGGAATGTAGATATGGCCAAGATGATCCAAGAAGtccaaactgagcatcagaagaggaaagaaaggGGGATTGAGTGACTTTGGTGTGTATATATCAGCAGAACGGCAAAAATCCCACATGGTGGATCCCTGGTAAATTGCATGAAAGTGAGCCAGTCCAACAACCATGGCATACTCCAactcacttaaatcccctttcttctccCCTCTGACGCTCAATTTGAACCTCAGCAGATTATCTGGACTATGTCTTATTCCTAAAGCTACAGGTTACTGCcacgtgattggctgattagatactTGCATTAAAAGAGCAGTTTAGAAAGGTAAATCTAATGAAGTGGTCTGTAAGTTTAGACttctttgaaataaatatattttaactaacattttgacttttttttcttacagagAGGAGACATCGTTGAGTGCCAAATAGACCAGATAGGCTCCATAATCAACAAAGTGGTCTGAACTCTCGACCTGCTgaaaaacaaattcaatttATTAATCAACCTCCACATCTGATTGAGCGCTTCACACTACTACAAAATGATTCATATATTATTTGTTGTTGGACAGGATATGTGATtgtataaaaacaatatttgtttCATCCATGATGATGCTTCTCTACAGGATATTCTAGTCACTGGGCGGTAGATAAACATGGCACTTTTACTGTACCAAACATAATTACATGACTCAACATGACGTTTTTTCTGCTCGACCCTGGTCACTGAGTCAtcaccagctgtaaatataaccTCTTATTAGAGGCCGCTTACTCATGCTCACTACAGAGTACTGTAAACCCCTCGACCCTTTCTGATACATGCAAAATCAAACATATTTCCTGATATGATAATTAAGGACGATAAACTGTAGAATACACATTTCTACCCGGAGTATCTTAACAGCCTCCTCTCATAACATAGAAACAAATTCCCAGCGACTATTAGGATTTATTCAATCTAAAATCTGCCTCAATTAGAATTTGTCTGTTGTTGCCAAGGAGAAAATTATTCCTTATTAATTTCATCTGCCAGCTATAGCCAAGGCCAGAgggattagattagattagatagatactttattgatcctaAAGGAAATTTAAGTTTCAGCTGTTCCATTACACACAAAATAAGGGttagggaaaaaaatagaataaaataggaACAATTGCAACAGCTCAGGTGGGGAAATGTGAAAAGGGTACTTTAGCGAAGTAAGTACAGGGGTGCAAAATTATAAAGAAATATAGATAATGTACTAAATTGTTTAGGTGATCTGTCTGTCTGGGCCATTTTTGTGAACATGATATTTCAAGTGTGCTTTGAGgtgttttcttcaaactttgctcaAATGTCCACACTGACTCGAGGATGACCTGACTAGATtatggaggtcaaaggtcaaggccatTAAATGGAGGCCTAGAAATttcaaagtctgaaacactttttacaaaacttgaaacagatTGACCAAGTctgcttaaaaacaaaattgaaaacagaatgaaGCTTCTCTTGGATTTGAGGTTTAACTGATTTGATTTCCAGGAACAAAAGATGGAATTTGATCAATTTTACCCCCATCCAATCAAAATTTTATTCCTAAACATTCAATTACACCAGTAAAGACATCATTTTTACCAATTCCCTGGCACAAAAACCACCCAGCCTTTCTTCTTTACCATCACTCCCTTTCACTGCCTGGCAATTGTCTACCTTTTAGAGGCACACAACCACCAAACCATAGTTCTAGTTTTTACTAAAGCATCTAAAGCTGGCTCATTCTTCCGCTGAAACAGCTTTATTCAAATTAAACAGACCCATTTACATTCTGCAGTATAGTGATGGGGTGAATTGTTGTATCTGCTGCGTTTGAGTGATCATTGAGTAACTTAATGCATGAAATAATGTGAATTAACATCCTGCACTGCCTCACAGATTGAAAACAGAACAACTGGGTGATGAATCATTTCTTGAGAACACTTTGACATGCAAACCGTAAGACCTGCTGTGACACCTCTGCCTCCGCCACCCTGAAATTAACATGATTTTTCTACAtgtgcaaacaaaaaaaggccGACGGTCAATCAGGTACTTTATATTCAATGAAATGGTGTGAATAATAGGAAATCTTAACcctttgaaagaaaaagtgATTGTTTATGTGAGAGGTTATTTCGTGCCTTTAGAAATGGTGTATGCACTAAAAGTAACACTCTTTCATTAAAAGTGTACTGCAATGTTCCTACAGACATGAAGGTTTAAATGCATGATTATGTTTGATATTGTTCAGATATTGTCATACTGGTGTAAAGATTAAAGAAAGACAGTTTGACGTTATACTGCCTCTCTATAAACAGTGATGTCTGTCCAAGGATTTATTAGTTGACTGCTGGGTTAAGCTGTATTCATATTGAATGCGATCTTAATCTCTTTCCTTATTTCACTGAAAGCTTCTGAGGAACTTTCAGGGTGTTGATTTTGACGATCTCTGTGGACAAAGTGACAATTTATATCTCCGTTTATCAGGTTGGTGAggagggaaaaagaaaaaggcaagCTAGTGTCTGCAGCATGTTGTTTATTGCCTCATCGGACACATCCTGCAGCAGGTTCACATGCGTGTAAAATATCttcactcactggccactttattaggtacacctgttcaactgcttatTAATACAAATACTTAGTTAGCCAGTTACATGCTTGCTCAATAAAGTTCAAACTGAGAATCAGAATGGgtaagaaaggggatttaagtgattCTGAATGTCACTTAAATCTTCCttttgtttcacatttcatgcacaaccatctctagggttaaCAGAGAATGGtctaaaaaaggggaaatatcCATGGAGCAGCAGTAGTGTGGATGAGCATACCTCGctgatgtcagaggagaatgagcagactggtttgagatgataGACAAGAGTAACTCAAATAACTCATTACAAGCAAGGTATGCAAAATATCATCTCTGAACACACAACATGTCAAACCTTGAAGCACATGGACTAAAGCAAAGGAAGACCCTGGTGCCACTCCTGCCAGCTAAGGACTGGAAAgtgaggctacaattcacatGGGCTCACCAAAATTAGACACTAGAGGATTGGAAAATGTTagctggtctgatgagtctcgatTTTAAgcgacattcagatggtaggatCAGAATTTGTTGTAAACAACACGAAAATATGGCTCCATCCTGTCTTATATCAACGGTTCTGGCTGGTGGTGGGGGTGTAATGGTGTGAGGAATATTTTCTTGTCACATTTTTGGCCGCTTCGTACCAACTGAGCATCATTTGAACACCACAGCTTACCCGAGTATTGTTGCTGATCATGTCCATCTCTTTATGACCACAGCGTACCcatctgatggctacttccagcaggataatgcatgtcacaaagctcaaatcactTCCAACTGCTtccttgaacatgacaatgagttccCTGTACTCCAGTGTCCTCCACATTTACCAGATCTCAATCTAATAgtgcacctttgggatgtggtggaacaggaGATTAGGATTATGGTGTGCTGACAAATCTGCAACATCTGCATGGTGCTATCATGTCAagatggaccaaaatctctgaggaatatttccaacaccttgttgaaactatgccacagagaattaaggcagttctgaaggcaaaagggtgTCTAACAcagtactagcaaggtgtacctaataaagtgaccgGTGAGTGAATGTCATCAATATTGTTCTTCATGCTCATTATCTTTGTGGGTCATAAAAAGGCATCAGTattattttagtctgttttataaccagAAGAAAACTACTCACAGGAGCTGTAGTGTGGCAGCAGCTTTGAGTGAGAAATACTGAAAATCTTCATTGTGTAGTCATTGTGACTAACCCATTCACTTCCTTTGTGCAGTGCATAGTACTAGTATAGTGTAAAAATACATcagttaaaaatccaaaatttatcACTTAGATCCTGACAGTTCTgagtttcaaaaaaaaaaaaaaaaaaaaaaaagtttaaacctGTTAAAATTAAGTGTTCAACACGTTTTTGAGTTCCAGTGAGACATAAGGCTGATATAGTACATCTGCTCACCACAGGGTGGCAGTAGAGTTTCATGTGTGTTAGGAGCAGATGAAGAGCAGCTTTGGTTTGTGGTTCAAgtttaagtgaaaaaagaaaacagctgtgCTGAATCCTGACTGCAAAAACAGGCCGTTTAAACGCCAAAATATCAATGCCGGCCAGAAAATATGCTCTACGAGGCATCGATTTTTCTCTGCATCTCAGTGTCAAAAGGTTGCTTAGACAGAATCTCTTGGGGTCTGAGTCAGCACAGAAAGATTTACATTCAGGAGCAGAGCAATGAGCTGTTTGGATGAGATTAGATCTGTGAGGGAGAGTGTAAAATACAACTGTGAAACACATTTATCTCCATACAAGTAGCTTGTTTTACACAAGGAAGTGTCCAGTGGATGATGAAAGAAGCAGGTAATTTTAATGGCATTGCAAACACTGGTTAACTGTAACTGATCAACTTAACAATAATTAGGAAAAAACACTCTTAACCTAAATGTCCACATCACAAACAACTTTTATGACAACATAACATGGTCGAAACTTGAGTTGTAGCAAGCAGAATCTTCGCACTGATTACAGGGACTTCATAATCCTTGTCTCCTGTGGCTTTATGCTAATACTATTGCTAAAGATAAACTTAAAATCAATGTCTCATCACCGAAAAATCAAAATGCAATTAACCTAAAGGCACGAGCATCTTCGGCTCAgcatgcatctttttttaacactgaacaTGAGTCTCTGTGATACAAACAAAGGATGAGGTCAGACTCTAATAAACCTAAGCAGAGGGTACAAGTCATGCTGCTTGCTTAAACACATTAATTGTAGAGGTACTGTGAGATGAAGCCATGcagtttctgcctgttttctgACAACTGGAACAAAGGAGTGATACCGAGGAAGACGCCTTCTTCCTGACGCTCCTCCAAAAGGACCTGAAGTAAACATAAACACAGGCCTGTCAGGACGCCCCTCACAACAATTCTCTTTATTCAGCAGCCTTCCTTAAAACATAGTGAGCCCAGAGCTTCTCTTGTCTTAAGTTGTTCATTGCACAAGCCTATAAGAAAAAAACTGACGAAACAGCAGATAATAACAAGACCTTTCAAAACAAGAAcacttcaaaaatgaaaaagaaaaaaaaacaaaaaaaaaaaacaaagctaaagatGCAAGATAAAAACACTGATCCTGCAGCAAGGTCTGACATAATGAGGCAAAATGAGGCCACCTAACTTATGATCCATTCtggtccatttttttaaatacagttatATAAACACCGCTGTTTATATAGTCATGTAGATCTTGCCACTCATACACTTGGGAGATTAATAAAACGTATCCTTAGACAAGCAGGATAATGACCTTTTCAGACTGATAACCTTGGTAAGAAAGCTAATAAATGCCTCGTGAGATCTTTGTAGATTTATAGGTCAATGATGCTCTATTTTTAAAAGGCAGCGATTCCCCACCCGCTCACTGATGAGGAGACTGATGGGTGCAGACACTGTCTCTTTACTGAGTTTAAAGGCTGAGTGGTAAAATGTAAGAGCAGGAAACACTGACTAATGTTATAACAGATGAAAATGATGGCATCAGTAATCAGAGCGCAATATAATTTCCTTTATTTGACTAGAGCAGGTGTGCGTGTCTTCTGTTTTCTCATTAAAGCATAAAAACCTGTTAAATTAGTTGGGCTTTTTTTTGCTGCgttcctgtttttttaatataaaagtctgttttttaatcCTCGGTTCA
The Cheilinus undulatus linkage group 5, ASM1832078v1, whole genome shotgun sequence DNA segment above includes these coding regions:
- the fahd2a gene encoding fumarylacetoacetate hydrolase domain-containing protein 2A isoform X3, translating into MRLVQFHRRGDTRGIRVGVELGEGLNVVDLKAFDPSLPSTMRELLELGDEGLQRAQRALSSGQCVVERSDIQLLSPVLAPEKVVCVGMNYRDHCLEQNAPIPKEPIIFSKFPSAITGPFDNILLPSESQEVDWEVELAFVIGRRGKHIKEEDALSYVAGFTVANDVSARDWQMNRNGKQWLLGKTFDSFCPLGPALVTTDALKDPHNLAIRCLVNGDTVQSSNTDQMIFKTEALVAWVSKFVTLTPGDVVLTGTPPGVGVFRKPPVFLKRGDIVECQIDQIGSIINKVV
- the fahd2a gene encoding fumarylacetoacetate hydrolase domain-containing protein 2A isoform X2; protein product: MRLLFVRSSSTIKTLFSHRPEVNPQRWRGLSGAAMRLVQFHRRGDTRGIRVGVELGEGLNVVDLKAFDPSLPSTMRELLELGDEGLQRAQRALSSGQCVVERSDIQLLSPVLAPEKVVCVGMNYRDHCLEQNAPIPKEPIIFSKFPSAITGPFDNILLPSESQEVDWEVELAFVIGRRGKHIKEEDALSYVAGFTVANDVSARDWQMNRNGKQWLLGKTFDSFCPLGPALVTTDALKDPHNLAIRCLVNGDTVQSSNTDQMIFKTEALVAWVSKFVTLTPGDVVLTGTPPGVGVFRKPPVFLKRGDIVECQIDQIGSIINKVV
- the fahd2a gene encoding fumarylacetoacetate hydrolase domain-containing protein 2A isoform X1, with amino-acid sequence MGFNYMMRLLFVRSSSTIKTLFSHRPEVNPQRWRGLSGAAMRLVQFHRRGDTRGIRVGVELGEGLNVVDLKAFDPSLPSTMRELLELGDEGLQRAQRALSSGQCVVERSDIQLLSPVLAPEKVVCVGMNYRDHCLEQNAPIPKEPIIFSKFPSAITGPFDNILLPSESQEVDWEVELAFVIGRRGKHIKEEDALSYVAGFTVANDVSARDWQMNRNGKQWLLGKTFDSFCPLGPALVTTDALKDPHNLAIRCLVNGDTVQSSNTDQMIFKTEALVAWVSKFVTLTPGDVVLTGTPPGVGVFRKPPVFLKRGDIVECQIDQIGSIINKVV